The genomic segment CGTAATGATGAAGGGCAGGACAGTCGCAACCGCGGTGATTGGCGCGACCGCGCTGCTTCTCTCGCTGCCTGTGGCCGAGGCCGCGCAATGCGGCAGCTCGCCGGCCGGCTTCGAGGCCTGGAAGCGCGAGTTCAGCGCGGAGGCGCAGGGCAAGGGCATCGGTCCCACCGCGCTGTCGGCGCTGATGCAGACGAACTATGCCAGCGCCACCATCGCGGCTGACCGCGGCCAGCGCAGCTTCTCGCTGACGCTCGACCAGTTCCTGGCCAAGCGGGGTGCCACCACCATCGTCGCCAAGGGCCGGCAGCTCAAGCAGTCACAGGCCGCCTTGTTCGCCTCGATCCAGCAGCGTTATGGCGTGCCGCCCGGGCCGCTGATCGCGATCTGGGGCATGGAGACCGGCTTCGGCAGCCAGCGCGGCAACCAGAACATGCTGTCGTCGATCGCGACCCTCGCATATGATTGCCGCCGTCCCGAATTCTTCACCGACCAGCTCTATGCCGCCCTGAAGCTGATCGACCGTGGTACGCTGTCGGGATCGACCCGCGGCTCCATGCATGGCGAGGTCGGCCAGACCCAGTTCATGCCCAAGAACATTCTGGCCTACGGCACCGGCAATCTCGAAGTTGCGGCCAATGCGCTGAACTCGACGGCGAATTTCCTCAAAGGCCATGGTTGGCGCGCGGGAGCCGGATACCAGCCGGGCGAGCCCAATTTCGCCGCGATCGAGGCCTGGAATGCTGCGGGCGTCTATCAGAAGGCGATCGCGCTGATGGGCCGGCAGATCGACGAGGGCGGGGGTGCTGCGGCCTCGCGATG from the Bradyrhizobium sp. WBAH42 genome contains:
- a CDS encoding lytic transglycosylase domain-containing protein — encoded protein: MMKGRTVATAVIGATALLLSLPVAEAAQCGSSPAGFEAWKREFSAEAQGKGIGPTALSALMQTNYASATIAADRGQRSFSLTLDQFLAKRGATTIVAKGRQLKQSQAALFASIQQRYGVPPGPLIAIWGMETGFGSQRGNQNMLSSIATLAYDCRRPEFFTDQLYAALKLIDRGTLSGSTRGSMHGEVGQTQFMPKNILAYGTGNLEVAANALNSTANFLKGHGWRAGAGYQPGEPNFAAIEAWNAAGVYQKAIALMGRQIDEGGGAAASR